One genomic region from Pseudomonadota bacterium encodes:
- a CDS encoding DUF1289 domain-containing protein has translation MAYLNSPCKGICHTRKFDGVWMCCGCLRYPKEVEEWFHMTDDQRNQVLKALPHRNPKQWRLMNPDREFPADDNVKV, from the coding sequence ATGGCTTATCTTAACTCCCCCTGTAAAGGCATTTGTCATACTCGTAAGTTTGATGGAGTGTGGATGTGTTGCGGATGTCTGCGTTATCCAAAAGAGGTTGAAGAATGGTTCCACATGACAGATGATCAACGGAATCAGGTTCTCAAAGCTCTTCCACATCGCAACCCAAAACAGTGGCGATTAATGAATCCAGACAGAGAATTCCCAGCAGATGATAATGTAAAAGTGTGA
- the phbB gene encoding acetoacetyl-CoA reductase, protein MVRTVLVTGGTRGIGASIAIAFKDAGYSVAANYASNDEEARKFEEENGIPVFKFDAGNYQGSCDAVEEVKIKVGPVDVLVNNAGITRDAPLHKMEMVQWSEVLRTNLDSCFNLSSAVINGMRERHFGRIINVSSINGQKGQFGQTNYAAAKAGMIGFTKALALENASKGVTVNAVAPGYIGTDMVRAIPEEIINEHILPQIPAGRLGEPIEVARCVLFLASDEAAFINGSTLTVNGGQYLT, encoded by the coding sequence TTGGTCAGAACTGTCCTAGTTACCGGAGGCACACGAGGCATAGGTGCCTCTATTGCAATAGCATTTAAGGATGCTGGCTATTCCGTAGCTGCAAATTATGCAAGTAATGATGAGGAAGCTCGAAAGTTTGAGGAAGAAAATGGAATACCAGTGTTCAAATTTGATGCAGGTAATTACCAAGGTTCGTGCGATGCTGTTGAAGAAGTAAAAATTAAGGTGGGCCCAGTTGATGTCTTGGTCAATAACGCTGGAATAACGCGTGATGCCCCTCTTCATAAAATGGAAATGGTTCAGTGGAGCGAGGTCTTGCGGACAAACCTTGATAGTTGCTTTAACCTCAGCAGCGCGGTCATTAACGGCATGCGTGAACGCCATTTTGGTCGGATAATTAATGTTTCGTCGATTAATGGACAGAAGGGGCAATTTGGGCAAACTAATTATGCTGCGGCTAAGGCAGGCATGATAGGGTTTACCAAGGCGCTTGCGTTAGAAAATGCATCAAAGGGTGTTACCGTAAATGCAGTAGCTCCCGGATATATAGGCACTGACATGGTGCGGGCGATTCCTGAAGAGATAATAAATGAGCACATCTTACCCCAGATCCCCGCTGGCCGTCTGGGCGAACCAATTGAAGTCGCTCGCTGTGTGCTTTTCTTGGCTTCAGACGAGGCTGCTTTCATTAATGGTTCTACTCTAACCGTTAATGGTGGTCAGTATTTAACCTGA
- a CDS encoding acetyl-CoA C-acetyltransferase, translating into MTDVVIAGAARTPVGAFLGSLSKTPAAHLGAVAVIEALSRAKVAPSEVDELIMGQILTAGQGQNPARQAAVKAEIPFEKTALQINQLCGSGLRSVAMGMQSITLGDAKIIVAGGQENMSLAPHCAQMRNGQKMGSIEFVDTMLKDGLWDHFNGYHMGITAENVAEKWQISREQQDEFAYRSQQKTKLAVDADRFKDEIVPVEVATRDGSVVVDSDEHPKPDTTLEDLNGLRPAFAKDGTVTAGSASGINDGAAATVLMKSSEAETRGIVPLARIASWATAGVDPAIMGSGPIPASQKALIKAGWSVNDLDLIEANEAFAAQACAVNKEMAWDPEKVNVNGGAIALGHPVGASGTRVLTTLIFEMIRREAKKGLATLCIGGGMGIAMCVERD; encoded by the coding sequence ATGACTGATGTAGTGATAGCTGGGGCTGCCAGAACGCCTGTGGGTGCTTTTTTAGGAAGTTTGAGTAAAACACCCGCCGCACATCTGGGGGCAGTAGCAGTTATAGAGGCGTTGAGTAGAGCGAAAGTTGCACCCAGTGAAGTGGATGAACTTATCATGGGGCAAATTTTAACTGCTGGGCAAGGGCAAAATCCCGCTCGGCAAGCAGCAGTTAAGGCAGAAATCCCTTTTGAAAAAACGGCGCTGCAGATCAATCAGCTTTGTGGTTCTGGGTTGAGAAGTGTTGCAATGGGCATGCAGTCAATAACTTTGGGTGATGCAAAAATTATTGTCGCTGGTGGGCAGGAAAATATGAGTCTTGCACCCCATTGCGCGCAAATGCGCAATGGACAGAAAATGGGAAGCATTGAATTTGTTGATACAATGCTCAAAGATGGCCTCTGGGATCATTTTAATGGTTACCACATGGGAATAACTGCAGAAAACGTTGCTGAGAAATGGCAAATATCCCGTGAACAGCAAGATGAATTTGCTTATAGAAGTCAGCAGAAAACAAAGCTAGCAGTCGACGCCGATCGTTTCAAAGATGAGATTGTGCCAGTGGAGGTCGCGACACGTGATGGGAGCGTTGTTGTTGATAGTGACGAACACCCGAAACCAGATACAACGCTAGAGGATTTGAACGGGCTCCGTCCAGCCTTTGCCAAAGATGGCACCGTCACCGCTGGTAGTGCTTCCGGAATAAATGACGGGGCCGCAGCAACGGTGCTGATGAAATCCAGTGAAGCTGAAACGCGTGGCATAGTCCCACTTGCACGTATTGCATCATGGGCTACCGCAGGTGTTGACCCTGCGATAATGGGGTCAGGTCCTATTCCAGCTAGTCAAAAGGCACTAATAAAAGCAGGTTGGAGTGTTAACGATTTAGATTTAATCGAGGCGAACGAGGCCTTTGCAGCACAAGCATGTGCCGTTAATAAAGAAATGGCCTGGGATCCAGAGAAGGTGAATGTCAATGGTGGCGCGATCGCACTAGGCCATCCTGTTGGTGCTTCGGGAACGAGAGTGCTAACCACGCTAATATTCGAAATGATACGCCGGGAAGCTAAAAAGGGTCTTGCCACTTTGTGTATCGGAGGCGGGATGGGTATAGCCATGTGTGTCGAGCGCGATTGA